Part of the Stackebrandtia endophytica genome is shown below.
AGAAGTTGGAGGCCTTGTCACCGTCGCGGGTCGCGAACGGGCGCTCACCGTAGACGTGACAGACCGAGTTGATCGCCCAGGTCGTGTGCAACAGCAGACCGATGCGGATCAGGCCGCCCCAGATGAAACCGGTCAACGCGCCCTGCCAGGTCATGGTGAACAGCCAGCCGGCCACGGTCGGTGCCAGGAGAGAGACCGCGAAGATCAACGGGAACAACGCGTCGACGCGTCGAATGTCCTTGTCGGCGACCAGATCCGGCGCGAACCGCTCCTGGTTCGACAGCTCGCGGTTGAACATCCAGCCGACGTGAGCGTGGAACATGCCCTTGACCAGGGCACCGAAGCTCGTGCCGTACCGCCACGGCGAGTGCGGGTCACCCTCCCGATCGGAGAACGCGTGATGGCGACGGTGATCCGCCACCCACTGAATCACCGAGCCCTGCACCGCCAGCGAACCGGCGACCGCCAGCGACACCCGCAGCCAACGCTTCGCCTTGAATCCGCCGTGCGTGAAGTAGCGGTGGAAACCGATGGTGACACCGAAACCGGAGATGTTGTACAGCAGCACCGCGATCGCCAGATCCGCCCACGAGATACCCCAACCCCACACCATGGGGACGGCCGCGGCGAGCGCCAGGAACGGGCCCACGACGATGAACCACAGGCCGATCAACGTGCCGGTGCTCTGCCTACCGACGGTGAGCGGTTTAGGAGCTCTCTCCCCGATGGCACTGTCTGTACTAGATGGAACCGACATGGCCGGCGAGTGTGAGGTCATGGGTGTCCTCGCAGGTAGAAGGTGTGCGATACGGCTACGGCGGGACTCTCCACCAATGCCTACGTCACCGTAACTTACGCAACCGTAGGAAGTAAGTAGGGAAAACTCCCCTGTTTGAGGTCCACCCGAAACCGGTGCCGCGACCCGCATCGGGGGTATGTCGGATGCGAGCCCGAACAACGGCCAGGTAGCCTAAGCACCGGCCGGTAACCCCGGCCGTTCCCGGGTCGTCTAATGGCAGGACTCTTGGTTTTGGTCCAAGCTATGGGGGTTCGAATCCTCCCCCGGGAGCTTTCGGCTGCCCAGGCACGTGTCTGCCTGCGTCGCGGCCTTCCTTGCCTACCAAAACCGTAGGCGGCGGAATCCCACGTCTTGGCATACGCGCACCTGGACGGCCGAAGGGCTGCCCAGGCACGTGTCTGCCTGCGTCGCGGTTTCCCTTGCCTACCAAAACCGTAGGCGGCGCCAGTCCGCGCCTTGCGACGCGAGGGCCTGGACGGCCGAACGGGCTGCCCAGGCACGTGTCTGACTGCGTCGCGGTCTCCCTTGCCTACCAACACCGTAGGCGGCGGAATCCCGCGTCTTGCGCTCTATTTCTTGGGTCCGCCTCCGGCAGAACGCCCGCACCTGGACGGCCGAACGGGCTGCTCGGGCGCCTGTCCGACCGGGTCGTGGTCTTCCTTGCCTACCAAGACCGTAGGCGGCGGAATCCCGCGTCTTGCGCTCTATTTCTTGGGTCCGCCTCCGGCAGAACGCCGGCACCTGGACGGACGAAGGGCTGCTCGGGCACGTCCCACAGTCGGTAGGCGGCGCCGGTCTACGCCTGGCGCCCTAATGTTGGGGGTTCCGTCGGGGTCGGACCCCGACACCGGGACGGCCGAACCGCGGGTTCCCCCGCTGCGCCGGAGACGAAACCGGTGGGCATGCCGATCCAGTTCGTCGCGCTCCCTCGTCGCCCCTCTCCGGCGCGATTCTTTCACCGACCTGGGGAAACCCCACGCGGGGGAGAACGGCCCACGTTCTCCCGGGGGGAGGAGGAAGGAGACGGCGAGAAACCGCCGCCCGGGCGAACCCGAGCGGCGGCCAACGGGTTCGCCCGTCAATCCGCCACCGGCTCCGATGAGGACTCCTGTGGACGAGGTGATGGCGCCCGCTGCGGCGTCCTGCTGAACCTGACGATCCCGATGATCACCATCACGACCCCACCCGCCGCCAACACCAGGCCCCCGACCGTGGTCCACAGCAGCGGCCCGAAGAAGGTCGCCAGCTCGAACGGCGGAGCGGTGACAACCGGAACCTCGGTCGCGGCACAGTTGATGGTGTAGGCGCCGGCCTGCCGCGCGGTGACGATCCCGAACGACTCGTAGTGCAGGCCGTCCGCACGGGTGTTGAGGCGGCTGGCCGCGGCGAACTCCACCTCGGTCGACTGTGGCGCCGACTCGATAACGCAGTCGGAGTGGTCGATCTCGCCGAGGCGTGTCGCGGGCGCGAGCAGATAGACCCGTTCACCGGCTTCCAACGTGATCGTGGCCGTCGGATCCACTCGGGCTACCTGCTGCACCGAGTTGAACGCACCGGGAATCAACGCGAAGGAACCGAGCAGGCCGCCCAGCATCGGTCCACCGAGCACCAGCAGTCCCCCCACGACGGTGAGGATGATGGCCCTGGTGTGCGAATGAGGTCGGGTCGAGGTATCGGTCATGAGGTCTTCCTCTCCGAGGCGAACAGGTGGTCGTTCTCGAACGCCCAGACGATCGCCTGGACGCGGTCGCGGACGCCGAGCTTGCGAATGACGTTGGAGACGTGGGTCTTGACCGTGCCGGTCTCGATGAACAGCTCCGCGGCTATCTCGGCGTTGCTCAATCCGCGTCGTATCGCTGCCAGCACGTCGTGTTCGCGGGGTGTCAACTCCGGGCCCCTCGTGGAGTCGGGCCGCCGAGGTCGCCGTCGAGCGAACTCGGTCAGTACCCGCCGGGTCACCCGAGGCGATACGAGTGCGTCACCGGAGGCTGCCGCGCGCACCGCCGCCACGATCTCCGGAGGCGGAGCGTCCTTGAGCAGGAAGCCGACCGCTCCGGCCTCCAGGGCCCCGAACAGGTATTCGTCCAAGTCGAACGTCGTGATGACGACGACCGGGATCGGTCGGGCGACTCTCGGACCGGCCAGGCGTTCGGTCGCGGTGATGCCGTCCCCACCGGGCATGCGGACATCCATCAGGACCACGTCGGCGTGGTGTTCGCGAGCCAGCGACACCGCCGTCGGTCCGTCGACGGACTCGCCCACGACTCGGATGTCGTCGGTGTCGTGGAGGAACGCGGTGAAGGCTCGGCGTACCGAGCGTTGGTCGTCGGCGACGACGGCGCGGATCATGTCGGGTCTCCTTCTTCGATGTCGGTGGGTCCCAACCGCATGACCAGGCGCCAGGTCCCTTCGGGGTCGGGCCCGGCTCGGAACGTTCCGCCGAGGGCGG
Proteins encoded:
- a CDS encoding response regulator — protein: MIRAVVADDQRSVRRAFTAFLHDTDDIRVVGESVDGPTAVSLAREHHADVVLMDVRMPGGDGITATERLAGPRVARPIPVVVITTFDLDEYLFGALEAGAVGFLLKDAPPPEIVAAVRAAASGDALVSPRVTRRVLTEFARRRPRRPDSTRGPELTPREHDVLAAIRRGLSNAEIAAELFIETGTVKTHVSNVIRKLGVRDRVQAIVWAFENDHLFASERKTS
- a CDS encoding acyl-CoA desaturase, producing the protein MTSHSPAMSVPSSTDSAIGERAPKPLTVGRQSTGTLIGLWFIVVGPFLALAAAVPMVWGWGISWADLAIAVLLYNISGFGVTIGFHRYFTHGGFKAKRWLRVSLAVAGSLAVQGSVIQWVADHRRHHAFSDREGDPHSPWRYGTSFGALVKGMFHAHVGWMFNRELSNQERFAPDLVADKDIRRVDALFPLIFAVSLLAPTVAGWLFTMTWQGALTGFIWGGLIRIGLLLHTTWAINSVCHVYGERPFATRDGDKASNFWPLALLSMGESWHNLHHSDPTCARHGVMRGQIDTSARLIWVFEKFGWAYDVRWPNRERLGKKMSAGQEKLRR